In Microplitis mediator isolate UGA2020A chromosome 2, iyMicMedi2.1, whole genome shotgun sequence, a single window of DNA contains:
- the LOC130662990 gene encoding tyrosine-protein phosphatase non-receptor type 9-like, which produces MYAGGSSNLSIHEFWKRKTSKYMKTIKSEHMFINHTCWSEETPEKKKQNRRHRHRSSVKSIQSLEPSVNGPDSFYASYVDGYDLQRKFIVVETLASEKKSRNYWKLIWETNCRVIVRFDENDWKNCQYWLHKNISDYTEGEFNIWKKKTISHNYYTEILLTVANKKNGKSKQITHYEYHEHPDGKLPIESARLIFFLKMVNNSQENYNVSASSSNKRARKPIVIHSVGRYERAISFCALDICLNQLRETKSVSVPSVILKIKGQTQLNSFSFEEYLIINKILLHSKWALEFKTEDDNKSSSFRSRVRKYCLVFKRASVF; this is translated from the coding sequence ATGTATGCCGGAGGTTCTTCTAATCTGAGCATCCATGAATTTTGGAAGCGTAAAACTTCAAAATACATGAAAACCATCAAGTCCGAGCACATGTTTATCAACCATACCTGCTGGTCCGAGGAAACCCCGGAAAAGAAGAAACAAAACCGAAGACACCGTCACAGGAGTAGTGTGAAATCGATCCAGAGCTTGGAGCCGTCTGTCAACGGGCCAGATAGTTTCTACGCAAGCTATGTCGACGGGTACGATCTGCAAAGGAAGTTCATAGTGGTCGAGACCCTTGCATCCGAAAAGAAGTCTCGCAACTATTGGAAACTAATTTGGGAAACTAACTGTCGCGTAATAGTAAGATTCGATGAGAATGATTGGAAAAACTGTCAATATTGGCTGCATAAGAACATTTCTGACTACACTGAAggtgaatttaatatttggaAAAAGAAAACAATCTCACATAACTACTATACGGAAATATTACTCACAGTTGCCAATAAGAAAAACGGcaaatcaaaacaaataacTCATTATGAGTATCATGAACACCCAGACGGTAAATTGCCAATCGAATCAGCGCGgcttatatttttcttgaaaatggTCAACAACAGTCAGGAAAACTACAACGTATCTGCATCATCATCAAACAAACGTGCGCGTAAACCAATAGTGATTCATAGTGTTGGACGTTATGAAAGAGCGATATCGTTCTGTGCGTTAGACATCTGTTTAAACCAACTGCGGGAAACGAAGTCAGTGTCAGTGCCTAGtgtaatactaaaaataaaaggtCAAACGCAATTAAATTCTTTTAGCTTTGAGGAATACCTCAtcattaacaaaattttgttgcATAGTAAATGGGCGTTAGAGTTCAAAACGGAAGATGATAACAAGAGCTCGTCCTTCAGAAGCCGGGTCAGGAAATATTGTTTGGTTTTTAAAAGAGCGTCTGTTTTCTGA
- the LOC130663254 gene encoding NF-kappa-B inhibitor cactus-like, whose product MDTSNIKMLFERDLCTGENIFHEIARSGDWMRLYEIHHLVDGTNKYLLEEPNYEGENCLHLAASTKRGSQAILLMELLVRMGANLNKGNLCAGDTVLHQVVYNKDYLLAAWLCEQPTINLETQNHAGLTPFQTAFKRGDEKMMTTLRIHGAITQGVSDSEEEEEEEEYRDPQ is encoded by the coding sequence ATGGACACTTCAAATATTAAGATGCTGTTTGAGCGAGACTTGTGTACTGGAGAGAACATCTTTCACGAGATAGCAAGATCCGGAGATTGGATGCGGCTGTATGAAATCCATCACTTAGTAGATGGAACGAACAAGTATTTACTGGAAGAACCGAATTATGAAGGTGAAAATTGCCTCCACTTAGCAGCGTCAACGAAAAGAGGGTCACAAGCAATTCTGTTGATGGAATTGTTAGTGAGAATGGGCGCTAATCTTAACAAAGGAAACTTATGTGCGGGTGACACTGTACTTCATCAGGTGGTCTATAACAAAGACTATCTACTAGCAGCGTGGTTGTGTGAGCAGCCGACCATCAATTTAGAAACACAAAATCACGCCGGGCTGACGCCATTTCAAACGGCGTTTAAACGAGGTGACGAAAAAATGATGACGACATTGCGAATTCATGGTGCAATTACTCAGGGAGTAAGCGACagtgaagaagaagaagaagaagaagaatacCGTGATCCACAGTAG